One window from the genome of Phalacrocorax aristotelis chromosome 20, bGulAri2.1, whole genome shotgun sequence encodes:
- the SESN2 gene encoding sestrin-2 isoform X1, translating to MGWPCPGRGALGWLGREISGSPEPPGSCGVGGSRAEVLPAGTGREDRGVEVPRQLEKGPSAFIPLGEILQEGAENSQRHLLIEAFVSAGRVDNITMVMGLHPQYLSSFWKTQYLLLRMDGPLPYHKRHYIAIMAAARHQCSYLVGLHMGEFLQVGGNPAWLQGLHCAPQKLRNLNEINKLLAHRPWLITKEHIEALLKTGENSWSLAELVQALVLLTHYHSLASFVFGCGINPEEDQDGGHSCWPPSPHSDSSPASDDSMGGSGGKDAMQEVEVLMERMKLLQESQLEEEGVTQEEMATRFELEKTESLLVAPSDIADHSLQSNVLCFVEDPEFGYEDFTRRGEQAPPTFRAQDYTWEDHGYSLINRLYPDVGQLLDEKFQVVYNLTYNTIAMHCGVDTSMLRRAIWNYVHCVFGIRYDDYDYGEVNQLLERSLKVYIKTVACYPEKTTKRMYTQFWRHFKHSEKVHINLLLLEARMQAALLYALRAVTRYMT from the exons gACAGAGGGGTCGAGGTCCCCCGGCAGCTGGAGAAGGGCCCCAGTGCCTTCATCCCCCTGGGAGAG ATCCTgcaggaaggtgcagagaaCAGCCAGCGCCATCTCCTCATCGAGGCCTTCGTCTCAGCAGGCAGGGTGGACAACATCACCATGGTCATGGGGCTGCACCCCCAGTATCTCAGCAGCTTCTGGAAGACCCAGTACCTCCTGCTGCGCATGGATGGGCCCCTGCCCTACCACAAGCGCCATTACATCGCCATCATG GCGGCAGCCCGGCACCAGTGCTCCTACCTGGTGGGTTTGCATATGGGGGAGTTTCTGCAGGTGGGGGGCAACCCAGCttggctgcaggggctgcactGTGCCCCCCAAAAACTCAGGAACCTCAATGAGATCAACAAACTGCTGGCACACCGGCCCTGGCTCATCACCAAGGAGCACATCGAG GCTCTGCTGAAGACAGGGGAGAATAGCTGGTCACTGGCAGAGCTGGTGCAGGCCCTGGTGCTCCTCACCCACTACCACTCGCTCGCCTCCTTCGTCTTTGGCTGTGGCATCAACCCTGAGGAGGACCAGGATGGGGGGCACAGCTGCTggcccccctcaccccacagCGACAGCAGCCCTGCATCTGATGACAGCATGGGGGGCTCTGGG GGCAAAGATGCCATGCAGGAGGTGGAGGTGCTGATGGAGAGGATGAAGCTGCTGCAGGAAagccagctggaggaggagggagtcACGCAGGAGGAGATGGCAACGCGCTTTGAGCTGGAGAAGACGGAGAGTTTGCTGGTCGCTCCCTCGG ATATCGCGGATCACTCCCTGCAGTCCAACGTCCTCTGCTTCGTGGAGGACCCCGAGTTCGGCTACGAGGACTTCACGCGGAGGGGCGAGCAGGCGCCCCCCACTTTCCGTGCGCAG GATTACACCTGGGAGGACCACGGCTACTCGCTGATCAACCGCCTCTACCCCGACGTGGGGCAGCTCCTGGACGAGAAGTTCCAGGTCGTCTACAACCTGACGTACAACACCATCGCCATGCACTGCGGCGTGGACACGTCCATGCTGCGCAGGGCCATCTGGAACTACGTCCACTGCGTCTTCGGCATCCG ctACGACGACTACGACTATGGGGAAGTGAACCAGCTCCTGGAGCGCAGTTTAAAGGTCTACATCAAGACAGTGGCTTGCTACCCAGAGAAGACGACCAAGCGGATGTATACGCAGTTCTGGAGACACTTCAAGCACTCTGAGAAG GTGCACATCAACCTGCTCTTGCTGGAGGCTCGGATGCAGGCGGCTCTGCTCTACGCCCTGAGAGCTGTCACCCGCTACATGACCTGA
- the SESN2 gene encoding sestrin-2 isoform X3 gives MLVAGSPCRAAGLEEYRGCGARRGGEDRGVEVPRQLEKGPSAFIPLGEILQEGAENSQRHLLIEAFVSAGRVDNITMVMGLHPQYLSSFWKTQYLLLRMDGPLPYHKRHYIAIMAAARHQCSYLVGLHMGEFLQVGGNPAWLQGLHCAPQKLRNLNEINKLLAHRPWLITKEHIEALLKTGENSWSLAELVQALVLLTHYHSLASFVFGCGINPEEDQDGGHSCWPPSPHSDSSPASDDSMGGSGGKDAMQEVEVLMERMKLLQESQLEEEGVTQEEMATRFELEKTESLLVAPSDIADHSLQSNVLCFVEDPEFGYEDFTRRGEQAPPTFRAQDYTWEDHGYSLINRLYPDVGQLLDEKFQVVYNLTYNTIAMHCGVDTSMLRRAIWNYVHCVFGIRYDDYDYGEVNQLLERSLKVYIKTVACYPEKTTKRMYTQFWRHFKHSEKVHINLLLLEARMQAALLYALRAVTRYMT, from the exons gACAGAGGGGTCGAGGTCCCCCGGCAGCTGGAGAAGGGCCCCAGTGCCTTCATCCCCCTGGGAGAG ATCCTgcaggaaggtgcagagaaCAGCCAGCGCCATCTCCTCATCGAGGCCTTCGTCTCAGCAGGCAGGGTGGACAACATCACCATGGTCATGGGGCTGCACCCCCAGTATCTCAGCAGCTTCTGGAAGACCCAGTACCTCCTGCTGCGCATGGATGGGCCCCTGCCCTACCACAAGCGCCATTACATCGCCATCATG GCGGCAGCCCGGCACCAGTGCTCCTACCTGGTGGGTTTGCATATGGGGGAGTTTCTGCAGGTGGGGGGCAACCCAGCttggctgcaggggctgcactGTGCCCCCCAAAAACTCAGGAACCTCAATGAGATCAACAAACTGCTGGCACACCGGCCCTGGCTCATCACCAAGGAGCACATCGAG GCTCTGCTGAAGACAGGGGAGAATAGCTGGTCACTGGCAGAGCTGGTGCAGGCCCTGGTGCTCCTCACCCACTACCACTCGCTCGCCTCCTTCGTCTTTGGCTGTGGCATCAACCCTGAGGAGGACCAGGATGGGGGGCACAGCTGCTggcccccctcaccccacagCGACAGCAGCCCTGCATCTGATGACAGCATGGGGGGCTCTGGG GGCAAAGATGCCATGCAGGAGGTGGAGGTGCTGATGGAGAGGATGAAGCTGCTGCAGGAAagccagctggaggaggagggagtcACGCAGGAGGAGATGGCAACGCGCTTTGAGCTGGAGAAGACGGAGAGTTTGCTGGTCGCTCCCTCGG ATATCGCGGATCACTCCCTGCAGTCCAACGTCCTCTGCTTCGTGGAGGACCCCGAGTTCGGCTACGAGGACTTCACGCGGAGGGGCGAGCAGGCGCCCCCCACTTTCCGTGCGCAG GATTACACCTGGGAGGACCACGGCTACTCGCTGATCAACCGCCTCTACCCCGACGTGGGGCAGCTCCTGGACGAGAAGTTCCAGGTCGTCTACAACCTGACGTACAACACCATCGCCATGCACTGCGGCGTGGACACGTCCATGCTGCGCAGGGCCATCTGGAACTACGTCCACTGCGTCTTCGGCATCCG ctACGACGACTACGACTATGGGGAAGTGAACCAGCTCCTGGAGCGCAGTTTAAAGGTCTACATCAAGACAGTGGCTTGCTACCCAGAGAAGACGACCAAGCGGATGTATACGCAGTTCTGGAGACACTTCAAGCACTCTGAGAAG GTGCACATCAACCTGCTCTTGCTGGAGGCTCGGATGCAGGCGGCTCTGCTCTACGCCCTGAGAGCTGTCACCCGCTACATGACCTGA
- the SESN2 gene encoding sestrin-2 isoform X2 produces METPHHPLPPGARRGEMGSGGCRRCPYRRLGTSDGILQEGAENSQRHLLIEAFVSAGRVDNITMVMGLHPQYLSSFWKTQYLLLRMDGPLPYHKRHYIAIMAAARHQCSYLVGLHMGEFLQVGGNPAWLQGLHCAPQKLRNLNEINKLLAHRPWLITKEHIEALLKTGENSWSLAELVQALVLLTHYHSLASFVFGCGINPEEDQDGGHSCWPPSPHSDSSPASDDSMGGSGGKDAMQEVEVLMERMKLLQESQLEEEGVTQEEMATRFELEKTESLLVAPSDIADHSLQSNVLCFVEDPEFGYEDFTRRGEQAPPTFRAQDYTWEDHGYSLINRLYPDVGQLLDEKFQVVYNLTYNTIAMHCGVDTSMLRRAIWNYVHCVFGIRYDDYDYGEVNQLLERSLKVYIKTVACYPEKTTKRMYTQFWRHFKHSEKVHINLLLLEARMQAALLYALRAVTRYMT; encoded by the exons ATGGAGACCCCCCatcaccccctgccccccggGGCCAGGAGGGGGGAGATGGGCAGCGGGGGCTGCCGGCGGTGTCCGTACCGGCGGCTGGGCACCTCCGATGGG ATCCTgcaggaaggtgcagagaaCAGCCAGCGCCATCTCCTCATCGAGGCCTTCGTCTCAGCAGGCAGGGTGGACAACATCACCATGGTCATGGGGCTGCACCCCCAGTATCTCAGCAGCTTCTGGAAGACCCAGTACCTCCTGCTGCGCATGGATGGGCCCCTGCCCTACCACAAGCGCCATTACATCGCCATCATG GCGGCAGCCCGGCACCAGTGCTCCTACCTGGTGGGTTTGCATATGGGGGAGTTTCTGCAGGTGGGGGGCAACCCAGCttggctgcaggggctgcactGTGCCCCCCAAAAACTCAGGAACCTCAATGAGATCAACAAACTGCTGGCACACCGGCCCTGGCTCATCACCAAGGAGCACATCGAG GCTCTGCTGAAGACAGGGGAGAATAGCTGGTCACTGGCAGAGCTGGTGCAGGCCCTGGTGCTCCTCACCCACTACCACTCGCTCGCCTCCTTCGTCTTTGGCTGTGGCATCAACCCTGAGGAGGACCAGGATGGGGGGCACAGCTGCTggcccccctcaccccacagCGACAGCAGCCCTGCATCTGATGACAGCATGGGGGGCTCTGGG GGCAAAGATGCCATGCAGGAGGTGGAGGTGCTGATGGAGAGGATGAAGCTGCTGCAGGAAagccagctggaggaggagggagtcACGCAGGAGGAGATGGCAACGCGCTTTGAGCTGGAGAAGACGGAGAGTTTGCTGGTCGCTCCCTCGG ATATCGCGGATCACTCCCTGCAGTCCAACGTCCTCTGCTTCGTGGAGGACCCCGAGTTCGGCTACGAGGACTTCACGCGGAGGGGCGAGCAGGCGCCCCCCACTTTCCGTGCGCAG GATTACACCTGGGAGGACCACGGCTACTCGCTGATCAACCGCCTCTACCCCGACGTGGGGCAGCTCCTGGACGAGAAGTTCCAGGTCGTCTACAACCTGACGTACAACACCATCGCCATGCACTGCGGCGTGGACACGTCCATGCTGCGCAGGGCCATCTGGAACTACGTCCACTGCGTCTTCGGCATCCG ctACGACGACTACGACTATGGGGAAGTGAACCAGCTCCTGGAGCGCAGTTTAAAGGTCTACATCAAGACAGTGGCTTGCTACCCAGAGAAGACGACCAAGCGGATGTATACGCAGTTCTGGAGACACTTCAAGCACTCTGAGAAG GTGCACATCAACCTGCTCTTGCTGGAGGCTCGGATGCAGGCGGCTCTGCTCTACGCCCTGAGAGCTGTCACCCGCTACATGACCTGA